One window of Botrimarina mediterranea genomic DNA carries:
- a CDS encoding ABC transporter permease, with protein sequence MKDSLWLYPQLFWTFARNSLIRDMTFRSNFLIEAVSSVVWMAMNLGFYLLVFLKIEENQAASGQANIAGWEKPEFLVFIATTMLVNSVVQAFFMPNAEELSELVRTGGLDFALLKPIDTQFLVSLRKSSWSSLGNFAVALLLIGYAVPQLASTPTLVAWLLYPLYILCGVAIMYSIMISLAATSIWLGRNQTLYDFWFYITNFSRYPMEIYQGNWLGDGLRLTFTYLLPVLVVINVPARVLAKPLTGDYMGLAVFALVATALALVASRWVFKRALESYRSASS encoded by the coding sequence ATGAAAGACTCGCTCTGGCTCTACCCGCAGTTGTTCTGGACGTTCGCGCGGAACTCTTTGATCCGCGACATGACGTTCCGCTCCAACTTCCTTATCGAGGCGGTGAGCAGCGTTGTTTGGATGGCGATGAACCTGGGGTTCTACCTGCTGGTGTTCCTCAAGATCGAGGAGAACCAAGCCGCCAGCGGGCAGGCGAACATCGCCGGCTGGGAGAAGCCGGAGTTTCTGGTGTTCATCGCCACGACGATGCTCGTCAACAGCGTCGTGCAGGCGTTCTTCATGCCCAACGCCGAGGAACTGAGCGAACTGGTCCGCACCGGCGGCCTCGACTTCGCATTGCTCAAACCGATCGACACGCAGTTCCTCGTTTCGCTGCGGAAGAGCAGCTGGTCGTCGCTGGGGAACTTCGCCGTTGCTCTGCTGCTGATTGGCTACGCCGTGCCGCAACTCGCTTCGACGCCGACGCTCGTGGCGTGGCTCTTGTACCCGCTCTACATCCTCTGCGGCGTGGCGATCATGTATTCGATCATGATCTCGCTCGCCGCCACCAGCATCTGGCTCGGCCGCAACCAGACGCTCTACGACTTCTGGTTCTACATCACCAACTTCAGCCGCTACCCGATGGAGATCTACCAGGGCAACTGGCTCGGCGACGGCCTCCGCCTGACGTTCACGTACCTGCTGCCGGTGCTGGTAGTGATCAACGTCCCCGCCCGAGTGCTGGCCAAGCCGCTGACAGGCGACTATATGGGTCTAGCGGTCTTCGCCCTGGTGGCGACAGCCCTTGCTTTGGTGGCAAGTCGTTGGGTCTTCAAACGGGCGCTGGAGAGCTATCGCTCGGCGAGTTCATAG